The following are encoded together in the Thermoanaerobaculia bacterium genome:
- a CDS encoding potassium-transporting ATPase subunit F, with product MGWEDALGLLVTLFLLGYLLWTMVRAEKV from the coding sequence GTGGGATGGGAAGACGCTCTCGGTCTGCTCGTGACGCTTTTCCTGCTCGGCTATCTGCTCTGGACGATGGTCCGGGCGGAGAAGGTGTGA